In Gammaproteobacteria bacterium (ex Lamellibrachia satsuma), a single genomic region encodes these proteins:
- a CDS encoding LysR family transcriptional regulator — protein MHVTLRQLSVFEVVARRLSYTRAAGELHLSQPAVSMQVKQLEETVGLPLFEQTGKKNQLTEAGREVYQYTRAIFGMFEEMEEVLAALKGADTGQLDIAVASTVNYFAPRLLAAFHQRYPGIDLRLDVTNRKQLMALLEANETDIVLMGHPPERLELESEAFMENPLVVIAPPGHPLDGTPGIPLSRLQDETFVMRESGSGTRLAMERFFKEHGLELKSGMQMTRNEAIKQAVRAGMGLSVASEHTIELEVETGRLVILDVEQFPIRRKWYMVYRKGKRLSPSAVAFRDFVLAEAKNIRREAV, from the coding sequence ATGCATGTGACGCTTAGACAGCTGTCTGTCTTCGAAGTGGTTGCCAGACGATTGAGTTACACGCGTGCGGCGGGTGAATTGCATCTCAGCCAGCCTGCGGTCTCGATGCAGGTGAAACAGTTGGAGGAGACGGTCGGACTGCCGTTGTTTGAGCAGACAGGGAAAAAAAATCAGCTTACCGAGGCTGGGCGGGAAGTCTATCAATACACCCGCGCCATCTTTGGAATGTTCGAAGAGATGGAGGAGGTGCTGGCGGCGCTGAAAGGCGCTGATACCGGGCAACTCGACATTGCAGTCGCCAGCACCGTCAACTACTTTGCACCGAGGCTTCTGGCGGCCTTTCATCAGCGCTATCCGGGCATAGATCTGCGTCTGGACGTGACCAATCGAAAGCAGTTGATGGCGTTGCTGGAGGCCAATGAGACCGACATTGTGTTGATGGGACATCCTCCTGAGAGGTTGGAGCTCGAATCGGAAGCGTTCATGGAAAACCCTCTGGTGGTGATAGCGCCACCAGGCCATCCTCTGGATGGGACGCCGGGGATTCCCCTCTCCCGTCTTCAGGATGAGACCTTCGTTATGCGAGAGAGCGGTTCCGGCACCCGTCTCGCGATGGAGCGATTCTTCAAGGAGCATGGTCTCGAACTCAAGAGTGGCATGCAGATGACCCGCAACGAGGCGATCAAACAGGCGGTGCGGGCAGGCATGGGACTCAGTGTGGCTTCAGAGCACACTATCGAACTGGAAGTTGAAACGGGGCGTTTGGTGATCCTTGATGTCGAGCAATTTCCGATTCGGCGCAAGTGGTATATGGTCTATCGGAAAGGCAAACGGTTGTCGCCGTCTGCCGTTGCCTTCCGGGATTTTGTCCTGGCTGAGGCAAAAAACATACGTCGTGAGGCGGTGTGA